The window ttaaaagttttgaaaccacagggaccatccgtgagatttttataaattaaggactaaacttaatatttttgaaaaccacagggaccatttttgaagttttgtctatttttttataaagtataatttaacattttttaattccgAATTGATAAAAACTTTAATGACCAATTTATCGGATACCCTTTAAATAAATTTTTACGTAGGTAGGAAGTGTTGACATATATCTTGGACCAAAAAATTGAAATCTTTAGAAGGAGGCTTATCTTGCACTTTGGTTATTTTACAGGGGCCAATATTGGAATTTACGAAAGGAACAAATTGTCTCGTCGGCGATTTCTGAGTACAAATTCTGCCGCAAAATTACCCGAAGAATTCCAACCGGAATTTCTCTTGCTTCCGGCAATCGACATCCAGGTATGTGTTGCGTATCAACTCTTTCAATAAACATTAGTTTACGTTCATAATTGTTTCGAAATCTCGTAGTATAACTCCCTAACGAACTAATTTGAAAATCATCAAATGTTTATTTCTCTCCTAGGGTTTTGGACTGTGGTTGATGCTGGGGTATTGAGTAGTAACGTTGAATGAATTAGATATTGAAATTAGAGTTGCTTGTATTTTGTGAATATTTCTCTTATAGTATATTTACGCATTTCTTGTTTTCTGCAAGAAAGTGATAAACTTTTTCTTGACGATGTTTCTCAGGTGAGTTCTGCTTTATTGCTACCTCAATGTGCTGAAGAACTCTGCCATACACTCATATTAACCTCTGAAGTTCATGGCTAACAACTACGAAGAACCTCTCCCACCTGGTGTGCAGTGCTTACCGAATTCTTCACCACAGTTAGTCTCTTCAAATCAATCTGCTCATCATCCTCCTCCATCTTTCCAAAATTTTGTTAATGGTCACCAGCAATATGGTTACCCTATTCACCCTTCTAATGTGGCCCACACTCCTCCCTCTGGAAACTTCCATCCACAGTATAGTTCACCTCAACAAGCACTGTATACACCTCCATTATCTTCTCAGTTTCCCACTCCCCTCAATGCCACTATTGGCTCTGAAACTTCTCAGATAAGTGGAGCTTCAAATGGAGAGCAGCATTTGGGAAATCCCACTGACATCGAAACTGCAGCCCAGGATGCTGTGCTACGTGAACAAGTATTGCCAAATATACACTTTTACTTTACTCCCTTCTTTTCGTATTATCATTCTATGGTTCTTTAACTGATTCTGGAGCAATTTGATTGTATTTTCAGGACATTGTGATGCAGAAAGTCATAGTTGATCAAAGGTATAATTTATTGTGTTCTTTTAACTTGTGATAACCATGTGGAAAGAATCATAATGTTAAAATGGTATTTTGTGAACTAGAGAAGCAAGGGCTGCAGGTGGATCACATGAAGAGAACTCAGACATCTTTACAGGACGCCATGATCCTAATGCTATAAAGGTGTTCACATCAACAAGATTAAGATTTTATAGCTATCATTCTAATATTCTACGCAAATGATTCACTAAAATTTTTATTCAAACCTCTTTACATAGGAACATCTGTTAAAGATAACAACAGATCATCGGTCTCAGATGTCATTAAAGCGTGGAAAACCAGCCTCTTCAGAAGGTAAGTTCATTTTTTTGTCCATTTTCTTACTAATATAGTAAAAATTAACTCTTTCAAACTCTATGGATTGAAGGTTTGCTTTTGTAGTAAAGTTTGTGGTGCCTAATGTTCAAACCAATTCTTGtagttataaaaataaacatataaactcTAAGTATTTACATTGGTTGTAGGTAATGTGGAAATTGGGAATGGATATGGAGTACCTGGTGGTGGTGCTTATTATGGTGCTTTAAAGCCAGACACTTTATCATCTGGTAAGCTAATGATGGAAATAAGgaaatattttatcttttttaaCATTTTCATATATTTACCTCTACAAATTTCTTATCTTTTTTAACCACAGGAAGCAATGGCAATGAAAAACACGAATCAGGCCAAAACATTTCTGAACAACCTAATGATTTGCCTGAGTTCCTCAAGCAAAAGCTGAAAGCTAGGGGAATTCTCAAAGATGAGTCTGATAATGTAATTTGGTCTCTAtctttttctttatatatatatatatatatatatatatatatatatatatatatatatatatatattatgatttaTTCTTATTGTCTTCTTCCTACCTTATATTGCAGAAGTTGAAGAATCAAGTCAAGCAATCACCTGAACTCATGGCACCTTCTACATTGCCACCAGGATGGGTGAGTGTTAAATacaaaaaatagcaatgtactttgaaatttTCAGATATTTCTATTTCtgcattttattaaaataaacaaATGGATGTAAatacgttgctatttcttgcagaTTGAATCTAGGGACCCCACAAGTGGCTGTGTCTTTTATTACAATGAAAAGTCTGGAAAAAGTCAATGGGAAAAACCTGTTGGAACATCCTTAAACTCACAGCCAGCATCACCTTCATTCCTTCTAGAAGATTGGCAAGAGGTACTTGATGAGACAAGTGGTAtgtaatatgataaaataataaatcttccttcttttatttaaactttctAAATATTACAAAttactattattttatttattttgttttaaacAGGTTGTAAATATTACTACAACTCAAAAACCAACGTATCACAGTGGGAACACCCACAGAAGAAAGCAGCAGActtaagtcaacaagtcaacgtGGTGGAGTCAGTAGATATAAAGAAATGCTGCGGATGTGGTGGGTGGGGGGTAGGGCTTGTACAGTCATGGGGGTATTGTTG of the Lactuca sativa cultivar Salinas chromosome 6, Lsat_Salinas_v11, whole genome shotgun sequence genome contains:
- the LOC111879632 gene encoding uncharacterized protein LOC111879632, whose translation is MANNYEEPLPPGVQCLPNSSPQLVSSNQSAHHPPPSFQNFVNGHQQYGYPIHPSNVAHTPPSGNFHPQYSSPQQALYTPPLSSQFPTPLNATIGSETSQISGASNGEQHLGNPTDIETAAQDAVLREQDIVMQKVIVDQREARAAGGSHEENSDIFTGRHDPNAIKEHLLKITTDHRSQMSLKRGKPASSEGNVEIGNGYGVPGGGAYYGALKPDTLSSGSNGNEKHESGQNISEQPNDLPEFLKQKLKARGILKDESDNKLKNQVKQSPELMAPSTLPPGWIESRDPTSGCVFYYNEKSGKSQWEKPVGTSLNSQPASPSFLLEDWQEVLDETSGCKYYYNSKTNVSQWEHPQKKAADLSQQVNVVESVDIKKCCGCGGWGVGLVQSWGYCCHCTRVLNLPESQYLSMIAASQHQASNDATKSRKPPSGKGNKKEGKKRGFAEDDEVDPMDPSAYSDAPRGGWVVGLKGVQPRAADTTATGPLFQQRPYPSPGAVLRKNAEIASQRKKPGSNYAPISKRGDGSDGLGDAD